The genomic segment TCTATTTTGCAGAATGCATGGGATGAGATTCTGAAGGACAGCAATGTGATGCTGATTTTGTCTGGATCTCTCATTGGTATGATGCAGAAACATGCGCTGTCGTATGATAGTCCTTTATATGGACGTAGAACAGCGCAGATGCGATTGGCTCCATTGCCATTTACAGATGTTTATGATGCGCTTGCACTGCCTTTTGATAAAGCAGTAGAACAATACGCTGTGACAGGTGGGGTTCCAAAGTATCTTGAGTTTTTTGAAGATGGGCGTGATTTGGTCGATCAATTAAAGGATGTTGTTTTATCGAAAAGTGGCTTTTTGTATGAGGAACCATTTTTCTTGCTGAAAAGTGAATCCATGACCGCAGTGAACTATTTTTCTATTATAAAAGCGATAGCAGACGGAAACCACAAGTTAGGCAAAATTGCTGGTGCACTAGGGCAGGAAACGCAGGCATTAACACCGTATTTATCGACACTTGCGGATTTGGGGTTCATTGAAAAGAGAACTCCGGTAACAAAGAAAAATCCGGAAAAATCCAGAAAAGGCTTGTATTTTATCGCAGACAATTTCATACGTTTCTGGTTTCGGTATGTTTACCCCTATAAAGGTGAGTTGGAACTGGACAATATGCAAATTGTTTTGGATGAGATTCGAAAAGACTTTATTGAAAAATTCGTGGCATTTGCATATGAGGACATCTGTAAGGATATATTTGCAAGTGTATGCAAACAAGGAGAAATTCCGTTTGTTCCGTCCCGTATCGGTTCTTATTGGTTGAATGATTATGACGGTGATACAGAGATTGATGTAATGGCAATAGACAATCAAAACAAGAGGATATTTGCCGGAGAGTGTAAGTATCATGTCAAACCAGTGGATGCTCCCGTATATTTCTCACTGAAAGAGAAAGTTGATGGTGCAGCTGAAATTCGTAAAGCATATCCTGGGTATGATGTTATCTTCGGCCTGTTCAGCAAAAGCGGTTTTACGCAGCGTATGCTTGATATTGCAAAAGAAAACGCCAGTATCGTCCTGATTAATGAGGAGCATTTGGTGTAATTATTTGCTCCAGGAAAAGCGTACATCGTTAAGCGTTTCTACTGCTGTTTTAACGTTATCTCTTCATGATACGAAAATAGTATAAACAAACTTATCATAAATAAATTTATCACATAGCCGATTGATTTTCTTCGGAGAATCAGTCGGCTATTTCTATATCAGGAGCCCAAACTATAACAATTCCATAAAATAATATTTTTATATCTTGACAATTTCCATCCACTATTGTATAGTGTCAATATCAGTAATGATTATTGTTATTAAATAAATCATAACTGCAACTGTACT from the Blautia wexlerae DSM 19850 genome contains:
- a CDS encoding ATP-binding protein, which gives rise to MKFIGRKMELEKLNAEYERDGGFVVIYGRRRVGKTTLIKEFLKKKTAFYFLATEELESQSMKRLAGVVARMTKNSLLQKAVFTDWLDLFQVIADYEPDKKKVLVIDEFPYLVKTNPAFPSILQNAWDEILKDSNVMLILSGSLIGMMQKHALSYDSPLYGRRTAQMRLAPLPFTDVYDALALPFDKAVEQYAVTGGVPKYLEFFEDGRDLVDQLKDVVLSKSGFLYEEPFFLLKSESMTAVNYFSIIKAIADGNHKLGKIAGALGQETQALTPYLSTLADLGFIEKRTPVTKKNPEKSRKGLYFIADNFIRFWFRYVYPYKGELELDNMQIVLDEIRKDFIEKFVAFAYEDICKDIFASVCKQGEIPFVPSRIGSYWLNDYDGDTEIDVMAIDNQNKRIFAGECKYHVKPVDAPVYFSLKEKVDGAAEIRKAYPGYDVIFGLFSKSGFTQRMLDIAKENASIVLINEEHLV